The DNA sequence ACTGCAGGCGAATCAGGCTTCTCTGTCTCAGATTCACCTGACTCCTCGGTGGAGTGCAGGGGGGCTAAGGCCGCCTCGGTATATTCGTCGCGCTGGATTTTGCCGCTGACAACGGTCGCTCCGTTCGACTCAGCCTCTTCAATCCATCCGTAAGGCAGCCAGTCCTCCGCCGTCTTGGGGACCAGCAACAGTCGATCGGTCAGAAACTGGGGAGGCTCATCGGAGCGGTGCCAGCTCGGAATCACCCGGGTTGTTGCCAACAATTCCGGATGCCAGGCAACCGCAAAGGCATTCAGCAGGCTTTCCGCCTCTTTTTCATCCAGCTCTGTCGGGAAGTCATCCAGACTGTGGCACGGAATCAATATCACAATGTCATTGTATGTCATTTCACTGCAATACTTTACAGAAGATATAACTTTATGAGATTACGCGGCAGGCCTGGTGTCGGCACAAACCGTCACAACAATTAGCATACGTAAACTGGTTCCGAGTATCCATAGTGCTGATTCCCACAGGGGTCAGAAATCCCAAATGCATGCTGAAACAATACTTAAATACAGCCCCATTTCACCCGCTCACAGACCATATCTCACAGCGACTAACCTGATTCTGTGGATGAAATCCAGCAAAAAATCTGGAAAAATCGTACTAAAATGATGTTTGCGGGAACTTTTCGCCCAGAAGCATCCGTCCAACATTTCGAGAGGCAGATAAAAGGCCACTCAGGAGGCCCAAAAAGAGCATCGTTAAACCGCTTTTCCGGGCTTCCAGTTGCAGGGAGCAGATTGATAAAATTTGATGAACTCGATGGCAAAACCCGTTATTTCATTGACTTTATACAAAACCCTGTGATAGCCTTATGTTAGGGAATTATCTCTATCGATTTTTTCCTGACCTGTCTCTACAGAAATGACTGAAATCAGATTCTTCCGGTCGCCTGAACAAGCTCTCTCATCCAGGTGACGGGAATTCACTTCGTACATTCAATTTCGAAACACGATTCGCAAGCACTCTGGTAGTACTGGTTCCAGTTCCACCAGAAAGCAGGAGTAACCAGACACATGGCAGAAAATCAAGCTGTTTGGGGCATTGAAATAGGACAGGCCGGACTGAAGGCCATCCGACTACGGTATGCCGAAGCGGCCGACCAGGTTATTGCGGTTGCCTTCGACTATATTCTGCATCCGAAAATTCTCAGCCAGCCCGATGCAGATCCCGAAGAATTGATCAGTCAGGCACTGGATACATTCCTCTCCCGTAATGAAATCAAGGGAGATGTGATTGCCATCAGCGTTCCGGGGCAGACATCACTGGCCCGTTTCATTCAACTGCCGCCGGTCCAGTCCAACCGTGTTCCGGAAATCGTCAAGTACGAAGCCAAGCAGCAGATCCCTTTCGCCCTGGAAGATGTCATCTGGGATTACCAGCCTCTGGGAGGCGGTATCGAAGAGGGGGGCTACATGCTGGATGCCGAAGTCGGCATCTTCGCCATGAAACGAGATCAGGTCCTCAAAACCCTGAAGCCGTTCATTGATCGTAAAGTCGAAGTGGAACTGATTCAGATCGCACCACTGGGTCTGTACAATACACTCTGCTACGACTCACTCGGCATGCGGGTCGATACCGATTACGACGGCAACCCGGAAGAGTCATCCATCGTAGTTGACATGGGTGCCGACAGTACCACCTTGATGGTAACGAACGGCAGCAAAATCTGGATCCGTAACGTCCCCATCGGCGGTAACCATTTCACACGTGCTTTGACCAAGGAAATGAAACTCACCTTTGCCAAAGCGGAACACCTGAAATGTAATGCCACCCGCTCCGAAGATCCCCGTGCGGTCTTCCAGGCACTGCGTCCCGTGTTCAACGAATACGTCTCGGAAATCCAGCGTTCCATCGGATATTTCTCCAGTGTGAACCGCGAAGCCAAGATCTCTAAGGTCTACGGTACCGGCAATGGTTTCAAACTCGCCGGTCTGCAGAAATTCCTGCAGCAGAACCTGCAATACGAAGTTGAACGTCTGGATGACTTCCAGGGGCTGGTCGGCGATGCCGTCCTCAACGAACCCCTGTTCCAGGACAACATCCTGACTTTCACAGTGCCCTACGGGATCGCCCTGCAGGCACTCAAGCAGACCATGATTCGCACCACGCTTCTGCCACCGGAAATTGCGACGGCCCGTAAAATCCGCCGCAAGAAACCATGGGCGGTGGTCAGTGCTGCTGCTTTGATGGTCGGCCTGTGTATTTCAGCCGTTGGTTACAGCAACGTTGCCAATTCGGTCAGCAAAGATCGCTTTGGGGAAGCAGAAACAAAAGTTAATAACCTCACCACACAGGTCTCGGGCTATAAATCCAGCTATGACTCCGCTGCCGGGGAATTCACAACCCTGATCGAAAACGGCAACAAACTGGTCTGGAACCTCGATTCGCGCGAGAACTGGCTGGAAGTTTACAAGGCCATTGATGAGTGTCTGCCACGTGATGTCGGCGATGAAATCGACAACGAACAGATTGCCAAGAGCAACCGCATCAAGTTGCCCGGTATCACAGTCACCCATCACAAAGATCTGGCCCAGTGGTTTGAAAAACTCTCTCCGCAGGCCAAATCGCTGTTGCCACCTATTGATAAAGAAAAGCCACCCGAAGGTGAAGGCTATGTCTTCACACTGACCGGCGTGCATTACCACAACGATGAATCCAAACCGACAACTGATGTCGGCGTACTCTATGTGCATGAAACACTACTCAAGAACCTGCAGTCATGGACTGTTAAAAACCCGAATTCTCAACCCGTGGATGTTCGCAAAATGGGGATTTCCCATGCGGTCATTCTCAAGGACGAAGTTCGTCCCTTCCAGTACTATCCGTACGGTAAACCACCCGGTATGCGCGGCACGGACGGCGGTATGGGCCGCGGTTTCGCGGGACTGGGAGGCGGTCAGCCAGGCATGGGAGCGCTTCCGGGAGAAGATGTCGGCTTCGGTTCGTCTCCAATGGGTCCGATGGGACGTCCGGGAGTTCGCCCGCGACCACGTCCCGAGAAAGAAACGAAAGTCATCCCGCTGAAGCAGACCACCTTCACGCTGGAGTTCGTCTGGCAACCAATTCCAGTGCTGGAGCGAGAAGAAAATCCACCGGAAGCACCTGCTGCTGAAGGAGAAGGGGGAGAGACTCCCGGCGCTGAAGGCGAGGCTCCTCCCGCCTGATCCGCGAAAACGGATTCGACTTTTGTGATGACTGATTTTGAAGTACAAGTAAAACTGAAAATAAACTGATTCTCTTCGGAGTGTAGAGGAAACCCCAATGGATAAATTGAAACCTCTGATTACTCATAAATTCTGGATCATCCTGTTCATCGCCCTCATCCTGCCTGTGGTAGGCTGGAGTATGGCAACGGGAAGTCTGGCTAAAGAAATCGATGAGCGTAAAACCGCTATCGATAAGGCGTTTACCGATGCCCAGATTCAGCCGAATCCTCCCAATGAGACCTGGTCCAGTGCACTTCGGGAAATCAACAAGAAGAAAGAGAGCTATATCGGTGAGTCGAATAAGTTCGTCTGGGAAAAGCAGAAAGAACTCTTTGTCTGGCCGCCGGAAATCACACCTCTGATGTCAGATACCCCTTACCGGGGTGAGATCACCCGTGTACCGCGTAACCTTTATCGTAGTGCCTACAAATTTGAAATCCTGCGTGCACATAAGGCCGCCAATCCCTTTGACATCAAAGATGGCACAGGACTGGTTCAACTTTCGCCGAATACCATTCCCCACGTTCCCCTGGACAAATGGAAAACCCTGCCTCCGACATCCGAAGAAATGTGGAACGCCCAGGAAGATGTCTGGCTGGTCACATCCATTCTGGAAGCGATCGCCAAAGTCAATAAAGGTGCAGCCAACATCAGTGAATCCCCGGTACGTCAGATTTCCGTTCTGGAACTGCGTGGTGGAACTCCCGGTGATGACGGCAGTGCTCCGGCCGGCGGCGACATGGAAGGAATGGGGGGCATGGATCCCGAAATGATGGCTGGCGGTGGTGGCATGTTTGGCGGGGGCAGCGGTGGTGCTGGTCCCGGTGCAGGCATGGACGGTGGCCGCGATGGCACACTCTCCATCGATGTCGATATGGACTTAATGAAGATCTTTGGTAACAACGTCGACGGCTCCGCCGGAGGTGGAGAAGGAGATATGGGTGGAGACATGTCCGCCGAAGGCATGGGCATGGTACCCGGTGGTATGGGAGGCGGCATGGGCGGCCAGTCCCAAAACCTGAAACGCTATTATAATGAGGAAGAAGACCTCCCCTATAAAACGCGCGCCTTTTATCTCAAAGCAACAATCCAGTCTTCCAAACTTCCAGATCTGCTGGCATCCCTGAGCAGCATGCCCTGGCCGACCAAAATTGTTCGCGTCCAGATGGCTTCGATGTACTCGGACAACATGCAGCCGATCGTCGCCAACGCAGGCGGTGGAGCCATGCGGGGCGGTGCCATGGGAGGCTCCGGTGCTGCAGGAGGCTTCGGTGCCGAATCTGGTTTTGGCAACGATAACTTTGGCTTACCTGGTGCAGGCGTGTCTGGTGGTTTTGGAATGGAAGCGGAAGCCGGAGGCGTTCCTGGTTCCGGTCTTCAACCCGGTGCGGAAAACCGCAGCTTGCTCGATGCAGCGATGAACGACCCGGAACTGGCAGTCGTCACTGTCGCCGGACTGATGACGCTTTATAAACCATATGTACCACCCGAAGGTGCTGAAGTAGCAGAACAGACTGATGGAAATCAGCAACCTGCCGGAGAAGCAGATGCAGCAACCGAAGGGCAGCCGGGCGATCCTGCTGCGACAGATGCTCCAGCAACAGATACTCCAGCGACTCCCGGTCAACCAGCAGCCTCAGGCCTGGCAACTCCAGGAACGACACCTGGTCAACCGGCAACGCCCCCCGCAACTCAGGGAGATACTCCCGCAGAGCCAGCGGACGGTAATAACAGTCCCCCTGCAGCAGAACCTGATGCAGGCACACAACCAGATGCATCCCAGCCGTCACCGCAGAACGAAACACCTGCTGAACCTGCTGGAAACCAGTAATGTAAGATTGATCTGAACCTGAAGTTAATCAGAGACAGTAAAACTCACTTAACGGAGAAGGTCCCGTGAAAAACCTGATGTCCAATCTCAAAGGAATGAATTACAAAGAATTTGCAGTGAACCATGCGGAAAAAATCGTATTGGGCTTCGTTGCATTGTTTGTACTCTTCGCCATCTTTACCTCCAAATGGTCGACCGAACAACGGACTCCACAGGAGTTAATCCAGAAGGTGGATACCTCTGAGTCCATGGTGGCTAACAGCCAGTGGCCTGAGGACAAACGGAAAGAATTCCTCAAACAGGATGACTTACGGGAAAAAGTGAAAAAGCTGATGATCGATGGCGTCGAAGCTTCGCCTTATGCTTTTTCTACCCCACTGGATTATCAGATCTACGCTAAAAAAGAACGCGCCAAAGAAGTGGACTGGCTCCCCGTGGAAGACCTGGTCGCCTCTTACGGACGTTTCATCATGATGACTCGTCCTGTTGACGCAACCACAGAAGAGGGAGCAGAAGGTTCAGAGTCTGGTACCGAAACTGAAAAAGCTAAACCGGATGAACCGGAATATGATCAATTCAAGCGTCGTACTACGACTGCCGGAATGGGCATGGATGGCATGGGCGGTCCCGGTTCTCCCACTGGTCTGACCTTCGGTGCGATTCCTGGCGAAGCTGAAATGATGGCCGCTGGTCCTGGTGGTTATGATCCGGGAATGGTTCCTCCCGAAATGGTAGGCGGCGCATTGCCGGAAGACCCTGCCATGATGGGCGCGGAAGGGATGGGCGGCATGGGAATGGCTGGCCCGGCCCGCGAAGGACGTGGTCTGCGGTTTGTTGCCGTCCGCGGTGTCTTCGACCTGGCCACACAGCAGGATAAACTGGAACGTTCACTGGGTGATGCCTACTCTCTGCAGAACATGCAGACCGGCAAACTGCTGGAATTCCTCGATTTCGAACTGGAACGCAAGAAAGCCGTCTCCGGTGCAGATCCCTGGGCTGGTCCCTGGGAAAAAGTCGATATCGATGTAGCCATTGAGACTCTCAACCAAAGCTCTGATTTCGATCCCGAAGTCGTCAACACAGGTATTACCGACCGGGTTTTCACCATGCCACTCCCCAGCCGTATCGCTGGATTCTGGTACAAGGTCGCTACACACCCCCGTGTTGAAAACTTCACCCTCAGCCAGGAGGAAATCGAACAGGAACTGGAAATCAATCGTCGCTTCCTGGATCAGTACAAGAAAACACATGCGAGTGAACGCGTCTTCAAAGAAAAGCAGAAAGGGTTCTCCACCCTGCAGCTTGACATGCGTGGCATTCGCAGCGACTTCATGTACGGCAGCCAGCCCGAAGCCATGGAGAACGTTTTCAGTGGCATGGTCGATGACATGAGACAGCAGCGTCCCGGCGAAGCCTTCGATGAAAAGAAATTCGTTCAGAAACTGAAAGCGAATGTGAGTGCCGCAGGTCGTCTGTTGCTGTTCCGTTACTTCGACTTTGACCTCACTCCCGGTGCGACCTACAAATATCGCGTCCGGCTGGTCGTGCGAAATCCAAACTACCAGCGTCCCATCGAAGAAGTGGTCCTGCCGGCTGTCGCTGAAGGGGAAACCCGTATGACTCCCTGGAGTAACGAAACCGCTGCGGTTACTGCTGAAGAAGATGTGCACTACTATCTGGAAAGTGTCCGACCTCCTCGGGGCATCAACGGCAAGACGGCGAACTTCGAAGTCTTCCAGTGGTACCCCAAAACCGGAACGACGATTCACTCTGTCCTGAAAACAGCCGTGGGTGAAGAGATCGGTGGTGAGCAGGTTGCTGAACTGTACGACGTCGCTAAAGAAGAATTCGACGAAAAAGCAACTGTCGAATTTGATACACAGAACTACCTGGTCGATGCCGTGGCTTCACCTTCCATTCGTCTGGAAGACCACCCGGACCTCAACCTGCCGGCGAACACACGCGGCAATCTGCCCATCGATGCAGAAGCCATTATCGTGGATAACTTCGGCAATCTGAAAACCTCATTGCCAGCAGCCGCTTCACGCGACTACGAGACTGTTAAAACCCGCTTCGGTCGGGAACGCAAGAGTCTTGAATGGGTTAAGGAAGCCACCGAAGCCCGTGAAACAGCTCCCACTGATGGCATGGAATTCGGTCTGGAAAGCATGAGTGCTGACTTTGCCGGAATCGAAGCAGAGATGATGGCGCCCACTCAGAAGAGTAAGAAGAACAAACGGAAACGGAATCCGATTCGCGTCGGACCGTAATCTTTCGAGTTCTGGATAATACCAAAGGGAAGTGGCTTCAGTGCCACTTCCCTTTTTTTCTGCGCATACGATTACGGTAGAGAGCGTACCATAGGCTCAGTTGAACACGGGGGAACCTAACAGGTTCCGGACAGCAGCACTTCATCGGTTTTACCGAGGAGCAGTTCCCGCATCTCTGCTGCGATAAAAAAGGAACCCGTCACGCAGATCAAAGTTTTATCTGTCGCTTCTGACCTGGCGCGCGACCAGGCGGCTTCGGGACTGGCAGTCACGACCAGTTCAGACGCGTTCCCGATCTCCCCTTGAATCGATCGAGTGATCTCATGCAGTTCCTCTACAGGAATCCGCCGCGGGTTGGAAAGATATTGTGTCAGAATTACTATCTGGAAATGAGGCAGCAGTGTTCTTAACATCTCCTGCACATCCTTGTCCCGCGTGACCGCGAAAATCAGCACCCGGTCCGGTTCAGAAAAACCGGCCGACAGTGTATCAACCAAAGCCTGAATAGAAGCACCATTATGTGCTGTATCCAGAACAACGGGAGGCTGCTTCTGCACCAGTTCAACGCGGGCGGGCCATTTCAGGTCGGCCATCCCTTTACGTAACAGATCCAACGGGATCTCGACTCCCTGTTGACGCAGATAGTCCAGAACGGTCACCGCCAGAGTCGCATTGATCGCCTGATGCGCACCCAGCAGGCTCACTGGAATCTGCTCCAGCCTGGACCAGGGGGTTAGCACTTCAACCTGCTGACAGGGAAGTCCGGTTGCCGCTGACAGCACCGGCATTTCAGCTGCTTCCACTGACCTTCCGGAAAAGTCCCGCTGCATCAAATAGAGCGGAGCCTGTTTCTCCTGGCTGATTTCCTCCAGCACGGCAATCGCCTCAGGCTGGGTGACACCACTGAAGACTGGAATCCCCGCTTTGATAATCCCCGCCTTTTCACGGGTAATCTGTTCGATTGTATTTCCCAGCAGGGCGGTGTGATCGTAGCTGATATTCGTGATGACTGTCACCAGAGGCGAACAGACATTCGTCGAATCCAGTCGACCTCCCAGACCGACTTCCATGACCGCGAAGTCAACCGACTGACGGGCAAACTGCATCCAGGCCAGAGCTGTCGTCAGCTCAAAAAATGTCGGGCTCAGACCAGTCTCTGCCTGGTCCATTTGCGCAACGACCTGGGAAAGCTCACTTACCAGCTCTACCAGTTCTTCCTGCTCCATCTGCTGACCATTGACCAGAATCCGTTCTTCGTAACGAGTCACGTGTGGAGAAGTAAACAGTCCCACGCGATAGCCGGCTGCTGAAAGCATTTCTGCCATCATTACCGAAGTAGAACCTTTTCCTTTGGTTCCGGCGACATGAATCGTGGGGACCCGATTCTGAGGATTCCCCAGAAGATTCAATAACGCCTCCATTCGGCTCAATTTGAAATCCTGGGTGGAATACTTGCTACTCCCCATCCGTTCATAATTGAGACGACCAAATAGAAAGTCCAGACTCTGCTGGTATCTTTCTGCCAAGACTCCCATGTCAGGCAGTTTCCTTATCTAACGCTGAAAATTGATCTGTTCACACTCAGGATTCCAGTCAGTTCAACCACAATCCCGATTCTTGTTCACTTCTGGCTGATATTATAGTCAGCCCCTTTTCCGATGTAGACCGTGAGGTATACAATCCAGCAAAGAATTTCACAACCGCCACACCGTCAGAACAACAGGGTGAACAGAAAATGAGTATCGATATCGCCACCATCCCCGAACTGCTCAAGTTTAACCGGGCCATGACCTTAAAAATATTGGATGAAATCAGTGAGTTCTCCGATCCGACGAGCGCACTGACCTTTAGACCTGGCCCCGGACGGGCACATATCGC is a window from the Gimesia benthica genome containing:
- the pilM gene encoding type IV pilus assembly protein PilM gives rise to the protein MAENQAVWGIEIGQAGLKAIRLRYAEAADQVIAVAFDYILHPKILSQPDADPEELISQALDTFLSRNEIKGDVIAISVPGQTSLARFIQLPPVQSNRVPEIVKYEAKQQIPFALEDVIWDYQPLGGGIEEGGYMLDAEVGIFAMKRDQVLKTLKPFIDRKVEVELIQIAPLGLYNTLCYDSLGMRVDTDYDGNPEESSIVVDMGADSTTLMVTNGSKIWIRNVPIGGNHFTRALTKEMKLTFAKAEHLKCNATRSEDPRAVFQALRPVFNEYVSEIQRSIGYFSSVNREAKISKVYGTGNGFKLAGLQKFLQQNLQYEVERLDDFQGLVGDAVLNEPLFQDNILTFTVPYGIALQALKQTMIRTTLLPPEIATARKIRRKKPWAVVSAAALMVGLCISAVGYSNVANSVSKDRFGEAETKVNNLTTQVSGYKSSYDSAAGEFTTLIENGNKLVWNLDSRENWLEVYKAIDECLPRDVGDEIDNEQIAKSNRIKLPGITVTHHKDLAQWFEKLSPQAKSLLPPIDKEKPPEGEGYVFTLTGVHYHNDESKPTTDVGVLYVHETLLKNLQSWTVKNPNSQPVDVRKMGISHAVILKDEVRPFQYYPYGKPPGMRGTDGGMGRGFAGLGGGQPGMGALPGEDVGFGSSPMGPMGRPGVRPRPRPEKETKVIPLKQTTFTLEFVWQPIPVLEREENPPEAPAAEGEGGETPGAEGEAPPA
- a CDS encoding bifunctional folylpolyglutamate synthase/dihydrofolate synthase, producing the protein MGVLAERYQQSLDFLFGRLNYERMGSSKYSTQDFKLSRMEALLNLLGNPQNRVPTIHVAGTKGKGSTSVMMAEMLSAAGYRVGLFTSPHVTRYEERILVNGQQMEQEELVELVSELSQVVAQMDQAETGLSPTFFELTTALAWMQFARQSVDFAVMEVGLGGRLDSTNVCSPLVTVITNISYDHTALLGNTIEQITREKAGIIKAGIPVFSGVTQPEAIAVLEEISQEKQAPLYLMQRDFSGRSVEAAEMPVLSAATGLPCQQVEVLTPWSRLEQIPVSLLGAHQAINATLAVTVLDYLRQQGVEIPLDLLRKGMADLKWPARVELVQKQPPVVLDTAHNGASIQALVDTLSAGFSEPDRVLIFAVTRDKDVQEMLRTLLPHFQIVILTQYLSNPRRIPVEELHEITRSIQGEIGNASELVVTASPEAAWSRARSEATDKTLICVTGSFFIAAEMRELLLGKTDEVLLSGTC